A genome region from Neofelis nebulosa isolate mNeoNeb1 chromosome 14, mNeoNeb1.pri, whole genome shotgun sequence includes the following:
- the MYC gene encoding myc proto-oncogene protein, protein MPLNVSFANRNYDLDYDSVQPYFYCDEEENFYQQQQQSELQPPAPSEDIWKKFELLPTPPLSPSRRSGLCSPSYVAFASFSPRGDDDGGGGSFSTADQLEMVTELLGGDMVNQSFICDPDDETFIKNIIIQDCMWSGFSAAAKLVSEKLASYQAARKDSGSPSPARGPGGCPTSSLYLQDLSAAASECIDPSVVFPYPLNDSSSPKPCASPDSAAFSPSSDSLLSSAESSPRASPEPLALHEETPPTTSSDSEEEQEEEEEIDVVSVEKRQPPAKRSESGSPSAGGHSKPPHSPLVLKRCHVPTHQHNYAAPPSTRKDYPAAKRAKLDSGRVLKQISNNRKCISPRSSDTEENDKRRTHNVLERQRRNELKRSFFALRDQIPELENNEKAPKVVILKKATAYILSVQAGEQKLISEKDLLRKRREQLKHKLEQLRNSCA, encoded by the exons ATGCCCCTCAACGTCAGCTTCGCCAACAGGAACTATGACCTCGACTACGACTCGGTGCAGCCCTATTTCTACTGCGACGAGGAGGAGAACTTctatcagcagcagcagcagagcgAGCTGCAGCCGCCGGCGCCCAGCGAGGATATCTGGAAGAAATTCGAGCTGCTGCCCACCCCGCCGCTGTCCCCGAGCCGCCGCTCGGGGCTCTGCTCGCCCTCCTACGTCGCCTTCGCGTCCTTCTCCCCCCGGGGGGACGacgacggcggcggcggcagcttTTCCACGGCCGACCAGTTGGAGATGGTGACCGAGCTGCTGGGAGGAGACATGGTGAATCAGAGCTTCATCTGCGACCCGGACGACGAGACCTTCATCAAAAACATCATCATCCAGGACTGCATGTGGAGCGGCTTCTCGGCCGCCGCCAAGCTCGTCTCGGAGAAGCTGGCCTCCTACCAGGCTGCGCGCAAAGACAGCGGCAGCCCGAGCCCCGCCCGCGGACCCGGCGGCTGCCCCACCTCCAGCTTGTACCTGCAGGACCTGAGCGCCGCCGCCTCCGAGTGCATCGACCCCTCCGTGGTCTTCCCCTACCCGCTCAACGACAGCAGCTCGCCCAAGCCCTGCGCCTCCCCCGACTCCGCCGCCTTCTCTCCGTCCTCGGACTCTCTGCTCTCCTCGGCGGAGTCCTCCCCGCGGGCCAGCCCCGAGCCCCTGGCGCTCCACGAGGAGACACCGCCCACCACCAGCAGCGACTCTG aggaagaacaagaggaagaagaagaaattgatgTCGTTTCTGTGGAGAAAAGGCAGCCCCCTGCCAAAAGGTCGGAATCGGGGTCACCCTCTGCCGGAGGCCACAGCAAACCTCCTCACAGCCCGCTGGTCCTTAAGAGATGCCACGTGCCCACCCATCAGCACAATTACGCAGCGCCCCCCTCCACTAGGAAGGACTACCCAGCCGCCAAGAGGGCTAAGTTGGACAGTGGCAGAGTCCTGAAACAGATCAGCAACAACCGCAAATGTATCAGCCCCAGGTCTTCGGACACGGAGGAGAACGACAAGAGGCGGACGCACAACGTCTTGGAACGCCAGAGGAGAAACGAGCTGAAACGGAGCTTTTTTGCCCTGCGCGACCAGATCCCAGAGTTGGAAAACAACGAAAAGGCCCCCAAGGTGGTTATCCTTAAAAAAGCCACCGCGTACATCCTGTCCGTCCAAGCAGGGGAGCAAAAGCTCATTTCGGAAAAGGACCTGTTGAGGAAGCGACGAGAACAGTTGAAACACAAACTTGAACAGCTAAGGAACTCTTGTGCATAA